In Dermacentor variabilis isolate Ectoservices chromosome 7, ASM5094787v1, whole genome shotgun sequence, a genomic segment contains:
- the LOC142588046 gene encoding arginine-hydroxylase NDUFAF5, mitochondrial yields the protein MRVSEIRLCRLLCRRVPGVWIGRTDPVLKSDEPLNFAGSVDGSKCFSSLPPGHQMNVFDRKAKIRHRTLAALDKEAEVYDYLKNEIGYRLADRVYDIKRKFSRAVELGCGRGYVSHNLDSEAVESLVLCDSSRECLTRCKVPKDVPTTKLLADEEFLPFAENSVDIFLSSLSLHWVNNLPGTFKQVWNALKQDGAFLGCVFGGETLYQLRGSLQLAETEREGGFGAHISPFVQPTDLAALLNQAGFVLLTIDSDEMTVNYPTAFHLMADLKGMAENNATWKRKSHLHRDTMVAAAAIYQELYGNKDGTIPATFHILFFIGWKPDPSQAKPAKRGSQTVSLKDLGSLLDPASKT from the exons ATGCGCGTTTCCGAAATCAGATTGTGCCGCCTATTGTGCCGAAGGGTTCCTGGAGTTTGGATAGGACGAACTGACCCAGTTTTAAAGAGTGACGAACCGTTGAACTTTGCCGGATCTGTTGATGGCTCGAAATgtttctcttctctacctccggGGCATCAGATGAACGTGTTCGACAGAAAGGCCAAGATACGCCACAGGACCCTGGCTGCTTTAGACAAGGAAGCCGAGGTGTACGACTACCTCAAGAACGAG ATTGGTTACCGATTAGCCGACCGTGTTTACGACATTAAGAG GAAGTTTTCAAGAGCTGTGGAGCTGGGCTGCGGCCGAGGCTACGTATCTCATAATTTGGACTCT GAAGCCGTGGAATCCCTTGTCCTGTGCGACTCGTCACGGGAGTGCCTT ACACGATGCAAGGTGCCCAAAGATGTGCCCACAACGAAGcttcttgcagacgaagaattCCTTCCCTTTGCGGAAAACTCCGTCGACATCTTCCTCAGCAGCTTGAG TCTCCATTGGGTCAACAATCTTCCCGGTACGTTCAAACAG gTGTGGAACGCACTCAAACAAGATGGTGCTTTTCTGGGCTGCGTCTTTGGTGGCGAGACACTGTACCAACTGAGAGGCTCGTTGCAGCTTGCAGAAACAGAGCGTGAAGGT GGATTTGGAGCCCACATATCCCCGTTTGTTCAGCCCACAGACTTGGCAGCACTTCTGAACCAGGCCGGCTTTGTACTACTTACAATT GACTCGGACGAAATGACTGTCAACTATCCAACTGCCTTCCATCTGATGGCCGACCTTAAAG GCATGGCGGAGAACAATGCAACGTGGAAACGCAAGTCTCATCTACACAGAGACACCATGGTCGCGGCAGCGGCAATTTACCAAG AGCTCTACGGCAACAAGGATGGAACTATCCCAGCCACATTTCACATCTTGTTCTTTATCGGCTGGAAGCCAGATCCATCACAG GCCAAGCCGGCAAAGAGGGGATCCCAAACTGTGTCCTTGAAGGATCTCGG GTCTCTCTTAGATCCAGCTAGCAAGACGTAG